In Cyanobacterium sp. T60_A2020_053, the following are encoded in one genomic region:
- a CDS encoding type II toxin-antitoxin system HicB family antitoxin: protein MKTQIFTVVIHKEEDMYIAECLDVGTIDQGSTIEEAINNLREATRLYLEECPDVEAIPKLVTTMEVGYGELVYA from the coding sequence ATGAAAACTCAAATTTTTACTGTTGTCATTCATAAAGAAGAAGATATGTATATCGCTGAATGCTTAGATGTTGGTACTATTGATCAGGGTAGCACCATTGAGGAAGCAATTAATAATTTACGAGAAGCGACAAGGTTATATTTAGAAGAATGTCCAGATGTGGAAGCGATACCCAAATTAGTGACTACGATGGAAGTTGGTTATGGGGAATTAGTCTATGCCTAA
- a CDS encoding type II toxin-antitoxin system HicA family toxin, with translation MPKLPRISGIKAVKTLEKMGFIISRQTGSHVVLKKQILNGEIVCIVPLHKDLKVGTLSGVLKQAKVSSNEFINYL, from the coding sequence ATGCCTAAATTACCTCGAATTTCAGGGATTAAAGCTGTTAAAACCTTAGAAAAAATGGGTTTTATAATATCTAGGCAAACTGGTAGTCATGTGGTTTTGAAAAAGCAAATTTTAAACGGTGAAATTGTGTGTATTGTGCCACTTCATAAAGACTTAAAAGTTGGTACTTTAAGTGGTGTATTAAAACAAGCTAAAGTATCATCTAACGAGTTTATTAATTATTTGTAA